In Aedes albopictus strain Foshan chromosome 3, AalbF5, whole genome shotgun sequence, the following are encoded in one genomic region:
- the LOC134291063 gene encoding uncharacterized protein K02A2.6-like: protein MSGIVRSERRENHQQKVCKSDRKKKLKKKLRVKQVREESSSESNSAESSDSDNDESSCGESVSIGKIIDKSGSGGHVTADLDLRIGGKWQPVKCELDTGANTSLVGKNWLENIIGKDKIELQPSAYHLQAFGGNSIPVIGQVKIPCRRKDPQNIVKRHEEVFHGIGKFAGAVSLEVSADVSPSIQPPRRVPIALREKLKEELKNLERDGLIVKENRHTEWVSNIVLVKRKEQKSESVRVCLDPIPLNAALKRPHVQFTTIDEILPELGKAKVFSTADVRKGFWHVLLDEKSSRLTTFWTPFGRYRWIRLPFGIAPAPDIFQMKLQEVIQGLLGVECVADDLLIYGSGDTLEEALENHNICLEKLLVRLKECNVKLNFSKLKLCETSVKFYGHVLTNKGLQPDESKVASIKNFPRPSDRKQLQRFIGMVNYLSRFIPNLSANFTVLRRLISEKENWVWSEKEEEEFDRVKRLVADANTLRYYNVNEPIVIECDASSYGLGAAVFQSHGNYAQIEKELLAILFACVRFDQLIVGNPKITVKTDHKPLVTVFRKPLLSAPRRLQHMLLNLQRYRLTIEFVTGKDNVVADAISRAPFDENLADDRFNKRNIFRVFREIEEVNLSSFLKVKDEQLNEIIAATEADTSLQQVVQFIRDGWPTSVDRVSDSAKMFFKYRNELSTQEGIIYRNDRIVVPYTLRRKLTAKVHVSHNGMEATLKLARANLFWPGMSAQIKEAVAQCGVCAKYQPSQTPAPMQSHPIPVYPFQLVSMDVFFADYQGRSSKFLVTVDHFSDFFEVDLLKDLTPRATIVVCKSNFSRHGTPQQVISDNGTNFVNREWKQFAREWDFYHSTSAPHHQQANGKAEAAVMIAKRLLKKAEEAGNDFWYALLHWRNVPNKVGSSPAARLFSRNTRCGVPMSTSNLKPKLVSGVPEAIEERRRKAKFQYDRKTRNLPNLETGSAVYVQLQPETSKKWTPARVSNKLNERSYVVDVDGMQYRRDLVHLKPRNEPQTPEVNPDQVAMPNVEPVATEQMALPVSDGAVSNQEATISVPDTINPEATSAVQLPKTSRTTRPSKDSFVEEGQSNRPKRNVKLPMRLKDYCLE, encoded by the exons ATGTCCG GAATTGTTCGGTCCGAGCGGCGGGAAAATCATCAGCAGAAAGTGTGTAAGTCGGATCGGAAGAAGAAGCTAAAGAAGAAGCTCCGAGTGAAGCAAGTGCGCGAAGAAAGCAGCTCCGAAAGTAATTCAGCGGAGAGCAGTGATAGCGACAACGATGAGTCGTCCTGCGGTGAGAGTGTGTCAATcggaaaaatcattgataaatccgGTAGTGGTGGACATGTTACCGCGGACCTGGACTTGCGAATCGGTGGGAAATGGCAGCCCGTGAAATGTGAGTTGGACACTGGTGCGAACACAAGTCTTGTGGGGAAAAATTGGTTGGAGAACATAATTGGCAAAGACAAAATCGAGCTGCAGCCATCCGCGTACCATCTCCAAGCATTCGGCGGGAACAGCATTCCGGTGATCGGGCAGGTAAAAATTCCATGTCGGAGGAAAGACC CTCAGAATATCGTCAAACGACACGAGGAGGTTTTTCACGGTATCGGTAAATTCGCCGGAGCCGTGTCTTTGGAAGTTTCTGCCGACGTCTCACCTTCGATCCAGCCACCTCGGAGAGTTCCAATCGCATTGAGAGAGAAGCTGAAGGAAGAATTGAAGAATCTGGAGCGCGATGGGTTGATCGTGAAGGAGAATCGCCACACCGAATGGGTTAGCAATATTGTGTTGGTCAAACGCAAGGAGCAGAAATCGGAATCAGTTCGTGTCTGTCTCGATCCGATACCGTTGAACGCAGCGCTCAAACGTCCCCATGTGCAATTCACCACTATCGACGAAATTTTGCCCGAATTAGGAAAGGCGAAAGTATTTTCAACAGCGGACGTTCGCAAGGGTTTCTGGCATGTGCTATTGGATGAGAAGAGTAGCCGATTAACAACGTTTTGGACACCGTTTGGGCGGTACCGATGGATTCGTCTACCATTCGGGATCGCTCCCGCTCCGGATATCTTTCAGATGAAGCTACAGGAGGTGATTCAAGGATTATTGGGGGTGGAGTGTGTTGCTGACGATTTGCTGATTTACGGCTCAGGAGACAcgttggaggaagctctggagaaccACAATATCTGCTTGGAGAAGTTGTTGGTTCGCTTGAAGGAATGCAACGTTAAACTGAACTTCAGCAAACTCAAACTGTGTGAAACGTCGGTCAAGTTCTACGGACACGTGTTGACGAACAAAGGACTTCAGCCGGACGAAAGCAAAGTCGCATCAATCAAGAATTTTCCGCGTCCGTCAGATCGAAAGCAGCTTCAGAGGTTCATTGGAATGGTGAACTACCTCAGCCGTTTCATACCAAATCTCAGCGCTAATTTCACCGTCCTTCGGCGATTGATTTCGGAGAAAGAGAATTGGGTTTGGTCAGAAAAGGAAGAAGAGGAGTTCGATCGTGTCAAGCGTTTGGTAGCAGATGCTAACACACTGCGATACTACAATGTAAACGAGCCAATAGTGATCGAGTGTGATGCTAGTTCTTACGGTCTAGGGGCAGCTGTTTTCCAAAGCCATGGG AACTATGCGCAAATCGAAAAGGAATTGCTCGCTATCCTCTTCGCTTGTGTACGGTTCGATCAACTAATTGTCGGAAACCCTAAAATCACCGTAAAAACTGATCACAAACCGTTGGTTACCGTGTTTCGGAAGCCGCTACTTTCTGCACCGCGACGTCTACAGCACATGTTGCTAAATCTGCAGCGCTACCGACTGACGATCGAGTTTGTGACGGGGAAGGACAACGTGGTGGCTGACGCGATATCCAGGGCACCGTTCGACGAAAACCTTGCTGATGATAGGTTTAATAAGCGGAACATCTTTCGAGTATTCCGTGAAATCGAGGAAGTCAATCTCTCCAGTTTCCTGAAAGTGAAGGATGAGCAGTTGAACGAGATCATTGCAGCGACAGAAGCGGACACGTCATTGCAGCAGGTTGTGCAGTTTATTCGTGATGGTTGGCCGACATCAGTTGATAGAGTTTCGGATAGTGCCAAAATGTTCTTCAAGTACAGGAACGAGCTTAGCACACAAGAAGGGATCATCTACCGTAATGACAGAATTGTGGTTCCATATACGTTACGTCGGAAGTTAACAGCTAAGGTGCATGTAAGCCACAACGGTATGGAGGCGACTCTTAAGTTGGCACGCGCCAACCTTTTCTGGCCTGGAATGAGTGCCCAGATTAAGGAAGCTGTTGCACAGTGCGGTGTGTGCGCTAAATACCAACCATCTCAAACCCCAGCACCAATGCAGAGTCACCCAATTCCGGTATACCCATTTCAGTTGGTATCAATGGATGTCTTCTTCGCAGACTACCAGGGAAGGAGTAGCAAATTCCTAGTTACCGTTGAccatttttcggattttttcgAAGTTGATCTCCTGAAAGATTTGACACCGAGAGCGACTATTGTTGTCTGTAAATCCAACTTTTCTCGACATGGAACGCCGCAACAGGTTATTTCAGACAACGGAACAAATTTTGTCAATCGAGAGTGGAAGCAGTTTGCAAGAGAATGGGACTTCTATCATTCAACATCAGCACCTCACCATCAGCAGGCTAACGGAAAAGCTGAAGCTGCCGTAATGATAGCTAAACGATTGTTGAAGAAAGCGGAAGAAGCTGGCAACGATTTTTGGTATGCATTGTTGCATTGGAGAAATGTACCGAACAAAGTGGGTTCCAGTCCGGCAGCACGGTTGTTTTCTCGAAATACTCGCTGCGGGGTACCGATGTCTACAAGCAATCTGAAGCCAAAACTTGTGTCGGGTGTTCCTGAAGCGATTGAAGAAAGAAGGCGAAAAGCAAAGTTCCAGTATGACAGGAAAACAAGAAATCTGCCAAATTTGGAGACAGGATCTGCAGTCTACGTGCAACTTCAACCAGAAACATCTAAAAAGTGGACACCTGCCAGAGTTAGCAACAAGTTGAATGAGCGGTCTTACGTAGTAGACGTGGATGGTATGCAGTATCGGCGTGATTTGGTGCACTTGAAACCACGTAATGAACCCCAGACGCCTGAAGTGAATCCAGATCAAGTCGCCATGCCCAACGTTGAACCGGTTGCCACGGAGCAGATGGCGCTGCCGGTCTCTGATGGAGCTGTGTCTAATCAGGAAGCGACCATCAGTGTTCCTGATACCATTAATCCAGAGGCGACGTCAGCAGTGCAGCTACCGAAGACCTCGAGAACTACCAGACCATCCAAGGATTCGTTTGTTGAGGAAGGTCAAAGCAATAGACCTAAGAGAAATGTCAAACTACCAATGCGATTGAAAGATTATTGTcttgaataa
- the LOC109425973 gene encoding leucine-rich repeat-containing protein 1, producing the protein MKRTEQKLIHIAIVVLCALSPTQPASSIQLYCNNYSEYCTINGVTINSETSDFPKFPVRAKINLVNANIDYISPEILQGMKWVSQLTIANGKVKKIFLKHDLQELVATGSETYDVIIDDVANEDLEQLSITQNRLDKIPENVGNLKALTVLTLNNNNIEVLDLGELQGLDKLKTVDLSNNKIYYMIPIDSFELSRLEIFKLNNNFLTEIDFDAWNVPRLTTLFISSNSLKYIKDFNEESFPSLKSYQDDSNLFDCRWRAGFISMLKTWTSLKNQYHYSTTCQKSVQLSSAVYRMLNINDIRNDTIDFDDKQELQNQLNSMLDTEKKHSRHIESLTKLLREQTEQFKVVSGKLQAQQTTIDGLLAQIDDLQQRVEEMKQMMPPAGRAVPKGLRERMIQDIAEVIRRNLVEIED; encoded by the exons ATGAAAAGAACTGAACAAAAGCTGATCCACATTGCCATCGTTGTGCTTTG tgcTCTTTCACCTACGCAACCAGCTTCATCAATACAGTTATATTGTAATAACTACTCCGAATATTGTACCATTAATGGCGTAACAATTAATTCGGAAACGTCCGACTTCCCTAAATTTCCTGTTCGTGCAAAAATCAATCTAGTCAACGCAAACATTGactatatttctccagagattttacaAGGAATGAAGTGGGTTAGCCAGCTAACCATCGCGAATGGAAaggtgaaaaaaatctttctgaaGCACGACCTTCAGGAGTTAGTTGCCACTGGCAGCGAGACATACGACGTAATCATCGATGATGTTGCAAATGAAGACTTGGAGCAATTGTCAATCACCCAAAATCGACTCGACAAAATTCCGGAAAACGTTGGAAATCTGAAAGCTTTAACCGTCCTAACGTTGAACAACAACAATATCGAAGTGCTGGATCTCGGCGAGTTGCAAGGCTTGGACAAGCTCAAAACAGTTGATTTATCGAATAACAAGATTTACTATATGATTCCCATCGATTCATTTGAGCTGTCTCGCCTTGAGATATTCAAACTAAATAacaattttctgacagaaattgatTTTGATGCATGGAACGTGCCACGCTTGACAACATTATTCATCTCATCGAACAGTTTGAAGTATATTAAAGATTTCAACGAAGAGAGTTTTCCTTCTCTCAAATCGTATCAAGATGACAGTAACTTGTTCGATTGTCGCTGGCGAGCTGGTTTTATCTCAATGTTAAAAACATGGACCAGTCTTAAAAATCAATATCACTACTCAACTACCTGCCAAAAGAGTGTCCAGCTTAGCTCAGCCGTCTACCGCATGCTCAACATCAACGACATCCGCAATGATACCATTGACTTCGATGACAAACAAGAGCTGCAAAACCAACTCAACAGCATGCTGGACACCGAGAAAAAACATTCGCGGCATATCGAGTCGCTGACCAAGTTGTTGAGGGAACAAACCGAGCAGTTCAAAGTCGTATCCGGAAAGCTTCAGGCTCAACAGACGACCATCGATGGGCTTCTGGCGCAAATCGATGACCTACAACAGCGTGTAGAGGAAATGAAACAAATGATGCCACCTGCAGGACGAGCCGTTCCCAAAGGATTACGGGAAAGGATGATTCAAGATATTGCAGAGGTGATTCGCAGGAATTTGGTCGAAATTGAAGATTGA